A region of Vicia villosa cultivar HV-30 ecotype Madison, WI unplaced genomic scaffold, Vvil1.0 ctg.000986F_1_1, whole genome shotgun sequence DNA encodes the following proteins:
- the LOC131632678 gene encoding uncharacterized protein LOC131632678, which produces MNEEIAKSFWASSKVGYSFSNSRGRSGGLLSLWNNEKLEVLLSFKGEGFLGIKLRWEHNFYYVINVYSSCDLIKKKALWEELLSLKESFKDGEWIVGGDFNAVKDGKERKGKVGLVNNREADLFAEFIDKSSLVDVPCKGKKFTWFSGDGKAKSRIDRFLLSSVVINRWEVVGQLIGDRDISDHCPIWIKTNIANWGPKPFKFNNEWFSLDSFLPFVEKAWKSMVVEGRGDYVLKEKLRILKDKLKE; this is translated from the coding sequence ATGAATGAGGAGATTGCTAAGAGTTTTTGGGCTTCTTCAAAAGTTGGGTATTCTTTTTCAAATTCGAGAGGAAGATCGGGGGGTTTGCTCTCCTTATGGAATAATGAGAAATTGGAAGTGTTGTTGAGTTTTAAAGGAGAAGGTTTCTTGGGGATAAAGTTGAGGTGGGAGCATAATTTTTACTATGTTATTAATGTGTACTCTTCATGCGACTTAATTAAAAAGAAGGCTTTGTGGGAGGAACTTTTATCTTtgaaagaatctttcaaagatggAGAATGGATTGTGGGTGGAGACTTTAATGCCGTGAAGGATGGGAAAGAAAGAAAGGGCAAAGTTGGATTGGTTAATAATAGGGAGGCGGATTTATTCGCGGAATTCATTGATAAATCTTCTTTGGTGGACGTTCCGTGCAAAGGGAAAAAATTCACTTGGTTTAGTGGGGATGGCAAGGCGAAGAGTAGAATTGATAGATTTCTTTTATCTAGTGTCGTTATCAATAGATGGGAGGTGGTGGGTCAATTGATCGGGGATAGAGATATTTCGGATCATTGTCCGATATGGATTAAGACGAATATTGCCAATTGGGGGCCTAAACCTTTTAAATTCAACAACGAGTGGTTTTCTTTGGATTCTTTTTTACCTTTTGTGGAGAAGGCTTGGAAGAGTATGGTGGTGGAAGGTAGAGGTGACTACGTCTTGAAGGAAAAACTTAGGATCTTGAAAGACAAATTAAAGGAGTGA